Proteins encoded in a region of the Perca fluviatilis chromosome 6, GENO_Pfluv_1.0, whole genome shotgun sequence genome:
- the tet3 gene encoding methylcytosine dioxygenase TET3 isoform X1, whose protein sequence is MLRPTAGPGPPSEDIYEFSMDEEEAQSLHLHRKSLEKTSPLSKYIETEHQQAGLFSLSPFYASVDPTVDLQKKKRKKCGDCTPCLRKENCRSCANCLNRKTGKQICKLRKCEQLKKRRNEWETVHEVTLVDGPRSGGQMEIGSHDRLQEGALSLELANGVNRYPNDDTTSMEKEQQRAGSVPPRQCWVSGHGKVSDTQQPCWNSSSGTPGEPVHHADMEDAHNLVAFSAIAGSLPRSSSSSCLVQPNTAQLYEKFTKEMGTEGAQIKLSAGAPEGSCQTPEDLNTLQTALSQAKHGHKPPNCNCDGPDCPDYLEWLEKKIKLATNEDQGACKMTDVPPHLQPHLQQPHLQHHPQPYPQMNGGHHLSASYPQQQQGTQGPRLDQVPCSKPPIPCSPQVLFIAKEKNVSLQTAIAIEALTQLSGTGPLAAGSPGQAPYHSNLHHHQHTQNFPSQPPNGTSLIPSSPSNHSSSSRSQSVPPGLHTIQQAQVSCEHHRPQSQGQPPHASPLQSSTSPFPSQGIHPGFSPNPQQWQQGSGRGSEQRNPWMCIKSEPQSHYAAAPHSSSDPMSELKQLLGDTSGKFSNAHFKLPVTQQISLNQNGGIQGQDNPALVRIKQEPDAGEHLHHTASMAHYGMANGQQHGQHYAGTPLSPGQAAISHSTQAALQQHLHYKRNLFSNHSPGFGAPGPHAPLKKWWPQMEAEGFPHLAIKQEPKEPKKRKSSQGSPVIKAMSGMLGVPPLPKPKQIIIKKTKQKASMPTFLPQNQITVQKPSVLMMDRALALTSLQPGSLPSLPLHSNPTQAAAAGLPAPVQSQVSISNYSITSSSTASALSENTPALMGPLPPPVAPVANAKSEGVGSLASSNTSTTTPMTSTSSSSTSQLQSVINIDPKYEELIRQFEAEFGDSAPDAPASQPMEETATAPQLKNQSQNGPQDLSPTSSSTSKSAPLIVSTQASSIPHPDDQEMVVSKDKLGPQSEASLNQASTEIPMGDVAPHHQAILDKQQQPSVLEDTFSVPCSPLPKRMKIEASGDIAVLSTTCYSEEDTPTKDSLPSSPSLRGFLESPLRYLDTPTKTILSTPSKDLQSEFPTCTCVEQIVEKDEGPYYNHLGSGPTVASIRTLMETRYGEKGDAIRVEKVVYTGREGKSSQGCPIAKWVIRRSGETEKLLCLVRQRAGHHCANAVIIILIMAWEGVPRALADKLYSDLSVTLTKYGNPTSRRCGLNDDRTCACQGKDSETCGASFSFGCSWSMYFNGCKYARSKIPRKFRLQGDRPEEEDKLRDKFQHLATEVAPLYKQLAPQAFSNQCQTESKAPDCRLGLKEGRPFSGVTACMDFCAHAHKDQHNLYNGCTVVCTLTKEDNRSVKEIPEDEQLHVLPLYRISQTDEFGSEEGQRLKMQTGAIHVLQAFRREVRKLPEPAKSCRQRRLEAKKANSEKKKNKLMQQAGETPEKTVVKEEVCITGSPQPQGNKAIIKQEVKPNIKKEPFNGSIERYPVQATDPFSNIYPHPAYYARGGLPPTGQPSAPDAVNGYHHNLPAMHYGYYNYPPNALFPPKLRTYEGRNGSLPKAGSKAVQVDTKPDIQSLQARLAQSYPSHPEQANHSAYTQPADYNQSRPSSVCSESSNRGTPVIKQEPMDVPVYEGTMQSQAGVNTPSTTPKPAAWPGHKLNGSIITKLSPEASLLNPDKQQFHQHPQQRQPSPYPQQWTYPGSNALMVSPGPSPSLKVPPSPSPSPHLLTAFPGNIHQGSTRPATPHPSTPRPGTPQPGSSHSGLVTPQPGTPGSGTPRYWASPCPSPQPNAWAMGPMAHSPGLKHSNPAGAYPDKIWSKTGESRCSTPLGLQEKAWKSCGGSLAGSTPSPAPEGRLFPDALQQSDQACWNPGRAESDVESTQGREEDDDEVWSDSEHNFLDPNIGGVAVAPAHGSILIECARRELHATTPLKKPDRSHPTRISLVFYQHKNLNQPMHGLAIWEAKMKLLAERALQRQQEAALLGLSQDDIKALGKKRKWGATVAGASPGPGQCKDKREGPVTRLAPTFHTSSIVTVSPYAFTRLTGPYSHFV, encoded by the exons ACTGTCCACGAAGTCACTTTAGTGGATGGCCCCAGAAGTGGAGGCCAGATGGAAATTGGGTCACATGACCGCCTCCAGGAAGGCGCGCTGAGCCTGGAACTGGCCAATGGGGTGAATCGCTACCCTAATGATGATACAACATCTATGGAAAAAGAGCAGCAGAGGGCAGGAAGCGTGCCGCCAAGGCAGTGCTGGGTGTCAGGACATGGCAAGGTCAGTGACACCCAGCAACCATGTTGGAACAGCAGCAGCGGTACCCCTGGTGAACCTGTCCACCACGCAGATATGGAGGATGCCCACAATCTGGTGGCTTTTTCTGCTATTGCTGGCTCCTTGCCTcgttcttcctcctcttcctgcctCGTGCAGCCTAACACAGCCCAGCTGTATGAGAAGTTCACCAAGGAGATGGGCACTGAGGGGGCTCAGATCAAACTCTCTGCAGGAGCTCCTGAGGGAAGCTGCCAAACTCCAGAAGACCTGAACACTCTACAGACAGCACTGAGCCAAGCCAAACATGGACACAAGCCCCCTAACTGCAACTGTGATGGGCCTGACTGTCCAGACTATCTTGAGTGGCTGGAGAAGAAGATTAAGTTGGCAACCAATGAGGATCAAGGTGCCTGCAAGATGACTGATGTTCCCCCACACTTACAGCCTCACCTACAGCAACCCCATTTGCAGCATCACCCTCAGCCCTACCCCCAGATGAATGGTGGCCACCATCTGTCTGCTTCATACCCCCAGCAGCAACAGGGAACTCAGGGCCCTCGCCTAGACCAAGTGCCCTGCTCCAAACCCCCAATTCCCTGCTCTCCCCAGGTGCTCTTCATAGCCAAGGAAAAGAACGTCAGTCTTCAGACAGCCATTGCCATAGAAGCTCTTACACAGTTATCTGGTACTGGTCCGCTAGCTGCCGGTTCTCCAGGTCAAGCTCCCTACCACAGTAACCTCCATCACCACCAACATACCCAGAATTTCCCATCTCAGCCCCCCAATGGCACTAGCTTGATCCCTTCCTCTCCCAGCAACCACTCATCTTCCTCACGCTCACAATCCGTCCCTCCGGGACTGCACACCATTCAGCAGGCCCAAGTGTCCTGTGAGCACCATAGGCCCCAATCCCAGGGCCAGCCACCCCATGCTTCCCCTCTCCAATCCTCTACCTCTCCCTTCCCAAGTCAGGGAATACATCCAGGCTTCAGCCCTAATCCCCAGCAGTGGCAGCAGGGCTCAGGCAGAGGCTCTGAACAGAGGAACCCATGGATGTGTATAAAGTCTGAGCCCCAGTCTCACTACGCTGCTGCACCTCACAGTAGCTCGGACCCCATGTCAGAGCTCAAACAGCTGCTTGGTGACACCAGTGGTAAGTTCAGCAATGCCCATTTCAAGCTTCCAGTCACACAGCAGATTAGCTTGAACCAGAACGGAGGTATCCAGGGCCAGGACAACCCTGCATTGGTTAGAATAAAGCAAGAACCAGACGCTGGTGAGCACCTCCATCACACTGCCTCCATGGCACATTACGGCATGGCTAATGGTCAGCAGCATGGTCAGCACTATGCGGGCACTCCCCTGTCTCCTGGCCAAGCAGCTATTAGCCACTCCACTCAGGCAGCTCTGCAACAGCACCTTCACTACAAGAGGAACCTTTTCTCTAACCACTCCCCTGGCTTTGGAGCACCAGGCCCTCATGCACCTCTAAAAAAATGGTGGCCACAGATGGAGGCAGAAGGTTTTCCACATCTGGCCATCAAACAGGAACCCAAGGAAcccaaaaagagaaaaagcagcCAAGGATCTCCTGTCATAAAAGCTATGAGTGGGATGCTTGGAGTCCCTCCCCTGCCCAAACCCAAACAGATAATCATCAAGAAGACCAAGCAGAAAGCCTCCATGCCAACCTTCCTGCCTCAGAATCAGATCACCGTACAAAAACCATCAGTCCTCATGATGGACAGAGCCCTGGCCCTGACCAGCCTGCAGCCAggttctctcccctctctgcccCTCCACAGTAACCCCACtcaggctgctgctgcaggcctCCCTGCCCCAGTCCAATCTCAGGTATCCATTTCCAATTACTCAATTACTTCCTCTTCCACTGCTTCTGCTTTGTCAGAAAACACTCCAGCCCTCATGGGCCCTCTGCCCCCACCAGTGGCCCCTGTAGCCAATGCTAAGTCAGAGGGAGTTGGCAGCCTTGCCTCCAGTAACACCAGCACCACCACACCTATGACCTCCACATCTTCATCCAGCACCTCACAATTACAGAGTGTCATCAACATAGACCCGAAGTACGAAGAACTTATCCGTCAGTTTGAGGCTGAATTTGGGGACTCAGCCCCAGATGCACCTGCCAGTCAGCCCATGGAGGAGACTGCTACAGCCCCTCAGCTGAAGAATCAGTCCCAGAACGGTCCTCAGGACCTCAGTCCCACATCATCTTCCACCTCCAAGTCGGCTCCCTTAATTGTCTCCACTCAAGCCAGCTCCATACCTCATCCAGATGATCAGGAGATGGTAGTCAGCAAGGATAAGTTAGGGCCCCAAAGTGAAGCATCCTTGAACCAGGCATCCACAGAAATCCCTATGGGGGATGTCGCTCCGCATCATCAAGCCATTCTGgacaagcagcagcagccaagTGTGTTAGAGGATACGTTCAGCGTGCCGTGTTCTCCGCTGCCCAAACGCATGAAGATCGAAGCCTCGGGTGATATAGCAGTACTTTCCACTACATGCTATTCTGAAGAGGACACGCCCACTAAGGACAGTCTGCCTTCTTCTCCATCTCTCAGAGGCTTCCTAGAGTCTCCTCTGCGCTACCTGGACACCCCTACCAAGACCATACTGAGTACTCCTTCCAAGGATCTACAGTCAGAGTTCCCCACCTGCACCTGTGTGG AGCAAATCGTGGAGAAAGATGAAGGGCCCTACTACAACCACCTGGGATCTGGACCTACTGTAGCCTCTATACGAACCCTGATGGAGACCAG GTATGGAGAGAAGGGGGATGCCATCCGGGTTGAGAAGGTGGTGTACACAGGCAGAGAGGGGAAAAGCTCACAAGGATGTCCTATTGCTAAGTGG GTGATCCGTCGCAGCGGCGAGACAGAAAAGCTGCTGTGTCTGGTGCGTCAGCGTGCAGGCCACCACTGTGCCAACGctgtcatcatcatcctcattaTGGCCTGGGAAGGTGTCCCAAGGGCCCTGGCTGACAAGCTGTACAGCGATCTAAGTGTCACCCTCACCAAATATGGCAACCCCACCAGCCGACGCTGTGGCCTCAATGATGA TCGTACCTGTGCATGTCAAGGCAAGGACAGTGAAACTTGTGGTGCTTCCTTCTCCTTTGGCTGCTCCTGGAGTATGTACTTTAATGGCTGTAAGTACGCCCGAAGCAAAATACCGCGCAAGTTCAGGCTACAAGGAGATCGCCCTGAAGAG GAGGACAAACTCAGGGATAAATTCCAGCATCTGGCAACTGAGGTGGCTCCTTTGTACAAGCAGCTGGCCCCACAGGCCTTCAGTAACCAG TGCCAGACAGAGTCGAAGGCTCCAGACTGCAGGCTGGGCTTGAAGGAAGGCCGCCCGTTCTCTGGAGTCACTGCTTGCATGGACTTCTGTGCCCACGCTCACAAGGACCAGCACAACCTCTACAATGGTTGCACAGTG gTGTGTACTTTAACTAAGGAGGACAACCGTTCAGTGAAGGAGATCCCTGAGGATGAGCAGCTCCATGTGTTGCCTCTTTACAGGATCTCCCAGACTGATGAGTTCGGCAGTGAAGAGGGCCAACGTTTGAAGATGCAGACGGGAGCCATCCATGTGCTTCAGGCTTTCCGCCGTGAGGTACGCAAGTTGCCCGAACCTGCCAAGTCCTGCCGACAGCGCCGACTGGAGGCCAAAAAGGCCAACtcggagaagaagaaaaataaactcATGCAGCAGGCAGGGGAGACACCAGAGAAAACAGTGGTCAAGGAAGAGGTCTGCATCACCGGTTCCCCTCAACCCCAAGGCAATAAAG CAAttataaaacaggaagtgaagcCTAACATCAAGAAGGAGCCCTTCAACGGATCAATAGAGAGATACCCTGTGCAGGCAACAGACCCGTTCAGCAACATCTATCCACACCCTGCCTACTATGCAAGGGGAGGCCTCCCCCCAACTGGCCAGCCCTCTGCACCAGACGCAGTAAACGGTTACCACCACAATCTGCCCGCAATGCACTATGGCTACTACAACTATCCACCCAATGCACTTTTCCCCCCTAAGCTGAGGACCTACGAGGGTCGAAATGGCTCTTTGCCCAAAGCAGGCAGCAAGGCTGTCCAGGTTGACACCAAGCCTGATATTCAGAGCCTTCAGGCCAGACTGGCCCAGTCGTACCCCAGCCACCCAGAGCAAGCCAACCACAGCGCTTACACCCAGCCTGCAGACTACAACCAGTCCCGTCCTTCCTCTGTCTGCTCTGAATCCTCCAACAGAGGCACTCCAGTCATCAAACAGGAGCCTATGGATGTGCCAGTCTATGAAGGCACAATGCAGAGCCAAGCTGGTGTCAACACACCTAGCACCACCCCCAAGCCTGCAGCCTGGCCTGGGCACAAGCTTAATGGAAGTATCATAACTAAACTAAGTCCTGAAGCCTCATTGTTGAACCCAGACAAGCAGCAGTTTCACCAGCATCCCCAGCAGCGACAGCCCTCTCCTTACCCCCAGCAGTGGACATACCCTGGCTCAAATGCCCTGATGGTTTCCCCTGGCCCATCGCCGTCACTCAAGGTacctccctctccatctccgTCCCCTCACCTACTCACAGCGTTCCCAGGTAACATACACCAAGGGTCCACACGCCCTGCCACCCCACACCCGAGCACCCCTCGCCCAGGTACACCACAGCCTGGCAGCTCTCACTCAGGCTTAGTTACACCACAGCCAGGCACCCCAGGCTCAGGAACCCCCAGGTACTGGGCCAGCCCTTGTCCTAGTCCTCAGCCGAATGCTTGGGCCATGGGGCCTATGGCACATAGCCCTGGTTTGAAGCACAGCAATCCTGCAGGAGCTTACCCTGACAAGATCTGGTCCAAGACTGGGGAGAGTCGGTGTTCCACTCCCCTTGGGCTCCAAGAGAAGGCCTGGAAGTCTTGTGGAGGTTCATTGGCAGGCAGTACCCCGTCCCCTGCCCCTGAGGGTCGCCTCTTCCCTGATGCCCTGCAGCAGTCAGATCAGGCCTGCTGGAATCCTGGCCGGGCTGAGAGTGATGTTGAGAGCACCCAGGGCCGcgaggaggatgatgatgaggtGTGGTCTGACAGTGAGCACAACTTCTTGGATCCCAACATTGGTGGCGTAGCGGTAGCACCCGCTCATGGCTCGATCCTGATTGAATGTGCCCGTCGGGAACTACATGCTACCACTCCTCTCAAAAAGCCCGATCGCTCTCACCCTACCCGCATCTCCCTGGTCTTCTACCAGCACAAGAACCTCAACCAGCCCATGCACGGCCTGGCTATATGGGAGGCCAAAATGAAGCTGCTGGCAGAGCGAGCGCTGCAgaggcagcaggaagcagcTCTCCTTGGCCTCTCCCAGGATGACATCAAGGCCCTTGGGAAGAAACGCAAGTGGGGGGCTACGGTGGCAGGTGCCAGTCCTGGACCTGGACAATGTAAAGACAAGAGGGAGGGGCCAGTGACGCGGTTAGCCCCCACGTTCCACACCTCCTCTATTGTTACTGTGTCTCCCTATGCCTTCACCCGCCTCACTGGGCCCTACAGCCACTTTGTCtga